The genomic interval CAAACCCGTATCACCACTGTTGTTGTCAGAGTTGCGGCGATGCTTCTTGAGTATGGTGCTGAGAGCCGCTTAATTGAGCAACTCTCCTCTCGTTTGGGCATTGCGCTTGGGTGTACATCTATTGAGATTTCGCTGATTCCTTCCGCGATTGTTTTGACCACGCTGATTGGCGATTCTTCGGTTACGACGACGAGACGCGCGCATGAACAGCCGATTAATATGTCTATTGTGCATCAAATTGTCACGATTTGCATTGAAGCGGAGCAAAATCCTCGTAACATTATGAAGGTTGAGCGCTCCCTTGCCAACATTCACGCCAATCCTTATCCTGCATGGTTGATTGTGCCCATTATCGGGCTTTCATGTGCGGCGTTTAGCCATTTACAAGGGGCGGATTGGCCGGGATTTTGGATCACATTTTTGGCGGCATCGGTGGGTATGATGGTGCGAAGAGAACTCTCCTCTCGCAAGTACTCTTTGCTGATCGTGTTTGCCTTTACCGCATTTGTCTGCACCCTGATCGGCAGTCTTGCTTTTTACCATGATCTTAGCAGCACGGGGCGCATTGTGCTCTCCTCCAGTGTCTTACTCCTCGTTCCAGGATTTCCCTATATCAACTCCATGCTGGACGCATTTAAGGGCTACATCAGTATGGGCTGGGGGCGTTGGACGCAAGCGACGCTTTTGACACTGATGTCTTCCCTTGGCATTATGCTCGCGATGGGGCTTTTGGACATTAAAGGATGGTAATGATGGAATGGGTCACGCTTTTATTAGACGCTTTATGGGCGGCGATTCCTGCTGTGGGATTTGGGATGATTTTCAATGTCCCTCGCTCTGCGCTGCCATTGTGTGCTTTGGGAGGTGCGCTGACGTATGGTCTTCGAGAAGTTTTGTTGCACCACCATTTCTCCATCGAACTTTCAACGTTTATCGCCGCGACAGCCATCGGCATTATCGGTGTTTTCTGGTCACGCCGCTATGTGATGCCCAGACCCGTTTACACGGTTCCCTCCATCATTCCGATGATCCCTGGAACGTACGCGTATGAGATGATGATAAGCCTTGTGAGCATGAACACCGATGGCGTCACCGATGCGCTACTTTCAAGTTTCATCGAAAATGGACTGCACGCGGTGAGCATTTTATTTGCGATTGCCTTTGGTTTGGTGCTGCCTTCGATGTATTATACTAAGCGTAAACAGCCTATTATTTAGGGGTTTTGGTGTTTACATGTAACGCTAAAAAACGAGATAACTGCAGTCTATTCTGTCACGTTAAATCCCCCTTTTTTGCCTCTGTGTTTATGTTATAATTTCCAGAATTTCATCAAAATTCAATTTGCAAGGAATGGCAATGTCGTATTGGAAATGGGAGCCTTCTTTTTCGGTGGGTATCGCTGTGATTGATGATCAGCATAAACGCATCATTGCGTATATTAATGAACTCGGTACGATTTCAATCTATCACGATAAAGAAAAAGTGCGTACAGTGCTTTTCGCGTTGATGGATTACACGGTTTCCCATCTTGCCTTTGAAGAGCGTTTGATGCAAGAAGCTGGGTATCCTAAACTGGAAGCCCATAAGCAGATTCATCTCTCTTTTATTGAGCGCATTCATTTCTTTACAGAACGCTATGAAAACGGTGAAGATATTTCAAAACAGCTGATGACGGAACTTCAAATGTGGCTGATCAATCATATTCAAAACGACGATACAGACTATAAAGAGGTCGTTCAAGCGATGCTTCACAAAAAAGAAGGTCAAATGAACGATGGATGGCTCACAACGTTGATCGATAAATTTTTTAAATAATCACACTTTTAATGGTTACATGTAAGAAAAAACGCTCCTCGTTTGGAAGAGCGTTTTTCGCGTTTATTTATGCGTTAAAACACGCGTCGCGTTGAGTACCGCGATGAGCGCAACGCCCACATCGCCAAAGACGGCTTCCCACATCGTGGCAATTCCCATCGCGCCCATGATCAAGATAATCCCTTTAACCCCCAGTGCAAAGATGATGTTTTGCCAGACGATGACGTGGGTTTTGTGGGCGATTTTAAGCGCGGTAGCGACTTTACTGATCTCGTCGGTCATGATGACAATGTCTGCGGCTTCAATCGCCGCGTCAGAACCAACCCCACCCATCGCAATGCCGATGTCTGCGCGTGCAAGGACTGGCGCATCGTTGATGCCATCTCCCACAAAGACGGTTTTGCCTTTGCCGCTTTTTCGCGCCATAATCTCTTCAAGTTTTTCGACCTTTTGATGCGGTAAAAGCTCTGCTTCAACATGGGTGATGCCAAGCTCTTTGGCGACTTTTTCAGCGGTTGCTTTAGTGTCTCCTGTAAGCATCACGATGTCTTTGATGCCAAGCGCTTTGAGTGCTAAAATGGCCTGTTTACTGTCAACTTTGGGTGTATCGGCGATGATGAGGTAGCCTGCTAAGATGCCCTCAACCACGATATAAACGACGGTGTCGGGCGTATCGAGTTGCTCATGGGTGATGGTATGCTCAAGGAGGAGTTTATCGTTGCCTGCAAGAACGGTTTTGCCCTCTATGGTCGCTTTGATGCCGTACCCTGCAAGCTCTTCGTAGTCGCTCACAACGGCTTCCAAAGGCTCTATGTATGCGCGTTTGATGGAAAGTGCGATGGGATGGCTTGAGTGCATCTCAGCCAGTGCGGCAAGGCGCAAGACATCCACTTCACTGTACCCGTGTAGCGCGGTGATAGAGGTAACGCTGAAAACCCCTTTTGTGAGGGTTCCTGTTTTGTCCAAAACGACGGTATCGACGCCATTGAGTGCTTCAAGGAAGTTGCCACCTTTGACCAAAATGCCGTTTTTAGACGCACCACCGATGCCTCCAAAAAAGCTCAACGGAATGGAAACCACGAGTGCGCACGGGCATGAAACAACAAGGAAAACTAGGGAGCGTCTAAACCAGTCGCTTAAAAGCGCGTCTTGCATCAAAAGCGGTGGCACAAATGCGAGTAGGGCGGCGGAGATGACGACAATGGGCGTATAGTATTTGGCAAACGTGGTGATAAATTGCTCTGTTTTGGCTTTTTTAGCGCCTGCGTTTTGAACAAGGTCTAAGATTTTTGAGACGGTGGATTCTGAGAAAAGTTTGGTCGTTTCGATGACAATTACACCCGTTTTATTGATGGTTCCAGAGAGCACATCGTGTCCTACGGCAACCTCTTTGGGTAACGATTCGCCCGTAAGTGCAGAAGTATCGAGCGTTGAGCGTCCTTCGATGATGATGCCATCGAGTGGAATTTTCTCCCCCGGTCTGACGATAATGCGACTTCCCAGCATGACATCGCTTGGGTTGACTTTTTGCTCGCCAGTTTCACTTTGCAGGTTCGCAAAATCAGGGCGAATGTCCATCAGTTTGGTGATGGATTTGCGAGAGCGATCGACCGCTAAGTCTTGGAAAAATTCACCGATGCGGAAGAAAAGCATTACCGCAACACCCTCAGGGTACTCGCCGATACTAAACGCTCCGACGGTTGCAAGACCCATCAAAAAGTTTTCGTCAAAAACATGCCCTTTAAAAAGGTTGGTGACCGCCATGTAGAGGATTTCGCCACCCACTAAGAAAAAGCTGATAAGATACGTCCAAAACATGAGCGGATTGCTCTCATCCATCACAATAGCAGAGACGAAGAGCACCGCGCCGATGCAAAAGGTGACAAAATGCCACGATTTGAACATCTCCATCACGCTAGAATCGCCTAAACCGTGATGGTGTTCATGTTCATGTTCGTGGTGCGCGTGTGCATCTGGCACAATGGGTTGGCATCTACTGCAACAACTTCCCGTTGTCGCGTCGCATGTTTGGGGTGCGGTCTCATGAAATTGCATACTCAAATCCTCGTGGTTCTAAAATGTGTTCTAATCCTTGGTTAAAAATGGTTTTAATGTGTTCATCATCGAGTGAATAAAAGACGACTTTTCCCTCTTTGCGGTGTTTGACAAGCCGTGCTTGACGAAGGACGCGAAGTTGGTGAGAGATGGCAGACTGTGTCATATGTAACAGTTCTGCGATGTCGCAAACACACATCTCCGCTTCAAAAAGTGCCGAGATGATCTTCACGCGCGTCGTGTCGCCAAAGACTTTAAAGAGTTCAGCAAGGTCGTAAAGCTTCTCTTCTTGAGGCATCTTGGCTCTGACCATTTCGATGACATTTTCATGCACAATGTCGCAACTGCAAAATTCATCGCTCATCGGGTCCTCCTCTAAATTGATGTATAAATGCTCATATGAACAATTGCTCATATATTAAAATAACTCAAATTAGAGAAAGCTTAAAATGATAGACAGACTCAAAAAGTTTTTACATGTAAAGAAAATGCAGAGGGCAAAACGTTAAAAGTTTAGCCCTCATTTCCCTTTTGGTTTAGATGATTATGTATTTCGTCGTTGTTCAAAGGCAAGGCGAGCGGCTAATGTGACTAAAACGAAGCCCATGAAATAGCGTTGAATAGCGAGCCATGTCGGATTTTGAGAAAACCAAGAGGCGATACCAGCCGCTGAGAGTGTGATAAGAAGATTGATTGAAAAGCTTATGGCAATTTGTAGCAACCCAAGCACAATGCTCTGAGAAAAGACGGAGCCGTACTGTGTTGAAATAAATTGTGGGAGAATGGCGAGATAGAACACTGCAATTTTAGGATTAAGCACATTGGTGAGAAATCCCATCAAAAAGAGTTTAGCGGGTGGATCAAATGGAAGATTTCTCGCTTCAAAGGGTGAACGAGCTCCCGGTCGGACAGCTTGCCATGCCAACCAAAGTAAATACAGTGCACCCGCCCATTTAAGGATTTCGTAGGCAAGAGGGATTGCAAGAAACAGCGCCGTTAAACCAACTGCCGCCGCAAACATGTGGATGAGAAAGCCAGCGATCACACCCAATAGTGAGATGATGCCCGCTTTATACCCCTGAGCGATAGATCGCGAGATTAAATAAATCATATTTGGCCCAGGTGTTAAAACCATCAGTAACGCTGCTCCTGCGAATAAAGCCAATTCATTAAGTGGAATCA from Sulfurospirillum multivorans DSM 12446 carries:
- a CDS encoding heavy metal translocating P-type ATPase, whose amino-acid sequence is MQFHETAPQTCDATTGSCCSRCQPIVPDAHAHHEHEHEHHHGLGDSSVMEMFKSWHFVTFCIGAVLFVSAIVMDESNPLMFWTYLISFFLVGGEILYMAVTNLFKGHVFDENFLMGLATVGAFSIGEYPEGVAVMLFFRIGEFFQDLAVDRSRKSITKLMDIRPDFANLQSETGEQKVNPSDVMLGSRIIVRPGEKIPLDGIIIEGRSTLDTSALTGESLPKEVAVGHDVLSGTINKTGVIVIETTKLFSESTVSKILDLVQNAGAKKAKTEQFITTFAKYYTPIVVISAALLAFVPPLLMQDALLSDWFRRSLVFLVVSCPCALVVSIPLSFFGGIGGASKNGILVKGGNFLEALNGVDTVVLDKTGTLTKGVFSVTSITALHGYSEVDVLRLAALAEMHSSHPIALSIKRAYIEPLEAVVSDYEELAGYGIKATIEGKTVLAGNDKLLLEHTITHEQLDTPDTVVYIVVEGILAGYLIIADTPKVDSKQAILALKALGIKDIVMLTGDTKATAEKVAKELGITHVEAELLPHQKVEKLEEIMARKSGKGKTVFVGDGINDAPVLARADIGIAMGGVGSDAAIEAADIVIMTDEISKVATALKIAHKTHVIVWQNIIFALGVKGIILIMGAMGIATMWEAVFGDVGVALIAVLNATRVLTHK
- a CDS encoding threonine/serine exporter family protein, encoding MMEWVTLLLDALWAAIPAVGFGMIFNVPRSALPLCALGGALTYGLREVLLHHHFSIELSTFIAATAIGIIGVFWSRRYVMPRPVYTVPSIIPMIPGTYAYEMMISLVSMNTDGVTDALLSSFIENGLHAVSILFAIAFGLVLPSMYYTKRKQPII
- a CDS encoding ArsR/SmtB family transcription factor, giving the protein MSDEFCSCDIVHENVIEMVRAKMPQEEKLYDLAELFKVFGDTTRVKIISALFEAEMCVCDIAELLHMTQSAISHQLRVLRQARLVKHRKEGKVVFYSLDDEHIKTIFNQGLEHILEPRGFEYAIS
- a CDS encoding LysE family translocator, which encodes MIPLNELALFAGAALLMVLTPGPNMIYLISRSIAQGYKAGIISLLGVIAGFLIHMFAAAVGLTALFLAIPLAYEILKWAGALYLLWLAWQAVRPGARSPFEARNLPFDPPAKLFLMGFLTNVLNPKIAVFYLAILPQFISTQYGSVFSQSIVLGLLQIAISFSINLLITLSAAGIASWFSQNPTWLAIQRYFMGFVLVTLAARLAFEQRRNT
- a CDS encoding bacteriohemerythrin → MSYWKWEPSFSVGIAVIDDQHKRIIAYINELGTISIYHDKEKVRTVLFALMDYTVSHLAFEERLMQEAGYPKLEAHKQIHLSFIERIHFFTERYENGEDISKQLMTELQMWLINHIQNDDTDYKEVVQAMLHKKEGQMNDGWLTTLIDKFFK
- a CDS encoding threonine/serine exporter family protein, with the translated sequence MRYDSTHRTQKGFPTISKEEQTRITTVVVRVAAMLLEYGAESRLIEQLSSRLGIALGCTSIEISLIPSAIVLTTLIGDSSVTTTRRAHEQPINMSIVHQIVTICIEAEQNPRNIMKVERSLANIHANPYPAWLIVPIIGLSCAAFSHLQGADWPGFWITFLAASVGMMVRRELSSRKYSLLIVFAFTAFVCTLIGSLAFYHDLSSTGRIVLSSSVLLLVPGFPYINSMLDAFKGYISMGWGRWTQATLLTLMSSLGIMLAMGLLDIKGW